CTGGTAGAGCACTACCTTGCCAAGGTAGATGTCGCGAGTTCGAATCTCGTCTCCCGCTCCACAACCCCCCCACACCCTTACCGGTACTGGGGGGTTTCTTATTGTCTGCCTTGCATGGCCCGCGCCCAGGAGGGATAGGCCGGGCGGCAGTGATTCACTCGATCTCGATTTCCTTGGGGTCGAAGGTGGCTTTCGGGAACTGGGGGTGCATGCCCTGCAGGGTATCGAGAATAATCTGGCTGATCAGCAGGTTCCGGAACCATTTGCGGTCGGCGGGAATCACGTACCACGGTGCGCTCTCGGTGCTGGTGGTCAGGGCGTCCTGGTAAGCGCTGGTGTACTCATCCCACCTGGCGCGTTCGGTCAGGTCAGCGGGATTGAATTTCCAGTGTTTGGCCGGGTCGTCCAGGCGGTCCTGCAACCGCGCCTTCTGCTCTTCCTTGCTGACATGCAGGTAGAACTTCAGGATGCGGGTGCCACCGTCGGTCAGCAGGGACTCGAAGTGCCGGATGTGCGACAGGCGGCGGTCGGCGGTGGAGTCGTCGATCATGCTGTGCACGCGGGTCACGAGGACGTCCTCGTAGTGGCTGCGGTTGAATACGCCGATCTGCCCGGCGCGGGGCGCCCGCTGGTGAACGCGCCACAGGAAGTCATGCCCGCGTTCCTCCTCGGTCGGCACCTTGAAATTGGCGATCTGCACGCCGTTCGGGTTGAACGCTCCCATGACGTGCTTGACCGTGCCGTCCTTGCCTCCGGCGTCACGGGCCTGCAGGACGATCAGCAGGGATTGCCGCCCCTCGGCGTTCAGGCGTTCCTGCCAGTCGGCCAGCCCGAGTTGCAGTTCGTCGGTCAGGGTGCGGCCCTCGTCCTTGCTGAGGTCGCCGTCGTCGTTGGTGTCCCAGTCGCTGAGGTTCACACTGCCGCCGGGTTTCACGCGGTACTTGTCTGGATTCATGACCCGGAGCGTACCACCGGCGCCGCCTGTTTGAGTCTGAGGGCGTGTTCAGGAATCCCATCCCATTTCAAGGCAGTGTGGCGGCCTGTGCGGCCCTCGGCGGTCAGGTCTAACGGCTGATCTGTTCCATCAGCCGGCGTGCGAGCGTGTGGCGAATCGAAGTAGGGAAGCCGGTCAGGCCGGGCACATCGTTCGTTTCCAGTAGAAAAAAACGCCCTTCCCGATCTTCGAGAAAATCCAGCCCCAGGATGTCCGCACCCAGGTGCGCCATGGCGGCGCGCGTGTACTCGGCCAGTTCGGCAGGCGGGTCCGTGAGGCTGTACTCCTGCGTATCGCGGTTGGCTTTCCATGACTCGCTGCGCCGTTTCATTGCCCACAAATCATTCCCGACCGCCAGACACCGCAGGTCACGGACGTAATCCACGAAGGGCTCCAGTGTCACGTAATCATCTGCGGTCCAAGTGAGATCCCGCAGGTCCGGCCAGTCGCTCCGGGCGGTGATAAGTGCTTTCCCGTACCCGGCGTGGTAATTACCGATCTTGAGCACGGCCGGAGGCGTGGGCTCAGTGTGATCCAGTAGGGTAGAGCCCAGAATGATCTCCTGCGGCAGCAGCGGCAGACCGATGGCCTGCATTTCGGCCCGCATGGACAGCCGGTCAAAGCCGCGTTGCAGGGTCGCGGCGGGATTGACGCACGGTGTACGTGTCAGGCGGATCAGGTCTAGCACGACCCGGTGTCGGGGGTCCGGACGGATGGCCCCGACGCGCCACAGTAGCCCGTCCACACGGGTCCGGCCCTGCTCGTGAAGGAGGTAGAGCGTCTGTCCGGCGACCTGCCACTGCGCGGTCTGGAGGCGACAGTGGCGCACCTGGGCATCTGGGAACACGTCGGCCCATTCGCGTTCTCCGTTGACGATCACTACGGTAGGCTGTGCATCCATAGGTGCAGGGTAGTGCCTGTGAACTTTGTGATACGCCTGTCTTGCCCTAGGGCGTCGTGGATGGCTTGCCCCTAACCTACTGGCGGATCAGGGCGAAGGCGCGGCCGCCGAGCAGGGTGATCAGGGCGGCGCCGGCGAGCGCCAGTCCCAGCGCGGCGGTCAGGCCGGTGTGCGCGGCGATGAAGCCGATGGCGGGCGGGCCGAGCAGGAATCCGCCGTAGCCGATGCTGGCGACCTGCGCGATGCCACGGCCGCCCAGGGCGTGCCCGACAGCGCCGTACATGACGGGTACGACGTTGCTGAGGCCCAGGCCTGAGAGGGCGAAGCCCAGGGCAGCGAGGATGGGATTGCGGGTCATGAGGGCCAGGGCCAGTCCGAGGGCTGTGATGAGCGCGCCGCCCCGCACGGTGGTTTCGTCGCCCAGGCGGACGCGCAGGCGGTCTCCGAACCAGCGGCCCAGGGTCATGGTGGTCACGAACGCGGCGTATCCCAGTCCGGCCTGCCCGCCGGGGACGTTCAGGACGTCGCGGAAGTACAGGGCGGCCCAGTCGTAGTTGGCCCCTTCGGACAGCATGCCCAGGAAGCACAGCAGGCCCAGCAGCGCGGCGGCCACGCTGAGCGGTGCGCGGCGCGGCGCGGCCGTGGAGGCTGCGGACGCTGGGGTGGTGGGGGCCGCCTGGTCGGGCAGCAGGGCGCGGCCAGCCAGCAGGGCCGCCGCGACGGTGACGACCGTGACGAGCAGTGCGTGTGTGGTCATGGGGACGCGGCCCACCAGCAGGGTACCCAGCGCCGCGCCGATCACGCCGCCCAGGCTGAAGTAGGCGTGCAGGCGACTCATGATGGGCCGTGCCAGTCGCTGCTCGACCGTGACGCCCTGGGCGTTCATGGCGACGTCCATGCTACCGTTCGCGGCGCCCAGGACGGCCAGCGCCGCGACGAGCAGCGGCAGGCTGGGGGCAAGGAAGGGGGGCAGCAGGGCCAGCATGCACAGCGTGGCGGCCACCCAGGTGACGCGGTGGCTGCCGTGGCGGGCGGTCCAGGTGCCGGTCAGGGTCATGCTGCACAGGCTGCCCAGGCCCACGGCGAGCAGGGCCGCGCCGATCTGCGCCTCGTTCAGGTGCAGGTGGTCGCGGATGCCGGGAATGTTGACGGCCCAGGTGGCGAACAGGGCGCCGTTGATCAGGAAGATCACGTTCAGGGCGCGGCGGGCGGCCTCGCCCGGGCGGTCCTGGGTGGGTGTGGTGTGGGTGGGGGCCGTCATGGGAACCTCGTGGGAGTGGGGGCAGCGGGGCGTGGTGGGGGGTGAGGAGAAAGACTGATCTGAATCGTTTCAGATCGACTGGAAATACGCTACCATTCCCGCATGCCCCCCGCCAAGCCCACCGA
The Deinococcus seoulensis DNA segment above includes these coding regions:
- a CDS encoding polyphosphate kinase 2 family protein, which encodes MNPDKYRVKPGGSVNLSDWDTNDDGDLSKDEGRTLTDELQLGLADWQERLNAEGRQSLLIVLQARDAGGKDGTVKHVMGAFNPNGVQIANFKVPTEEERGHDFLWRVHQRAPRAGQIGVFNRSHYEDVLVTRVHSMIDDSTADRRLSHIRHFESLLTDGGTRILKFYLHVSKEEQKARLQDRLDDPAKHWKFNPADLTERARWDEYTSAYQDALTTSTESAPWYVIPADRKWFRNLLISQIILDTLQGMHPQFPKATFDPKEIEIE
- a CDS encoding ATP-grasp domain-containing protein, with the translated sequence MDAQPTVVIVNGEREWADVFPDAQVRHCRLQTAQWQVAGQTLYLLHEQGRTRVDGLLWRVGAIRPDPRHRVVLDLIRLTRTPCVNPAATLQRGFDRLSMRAEMQAIGLPLLPQEIILGSTLLDHTEPTPPAVLKIGNYHAGYGKALITARSDWPDLRDLTWTADDYVTLEPFVDYVRDLRCLAVGNDLWAMKRRSESWKANRDTQEYSLTDPPAELAEYTRAAMAHLGADILGLDFLEDREGRFFLLETNDVPGLTGFPTSIRHTLARRLMEQISR
- a CDS encoding MFS transporter; amino-acid sequence: MTAPTHTTPTQDRPGEAARRALNVIFLINGALFATWAVNIPGIRDHLHLNEAQIGAALLAVGLGSLCSMTLTGTWTARHGSHRVTWVAATLCMLALLPPFLAPSLPLLVAALAVLGAANGSMDVAMNAQGVTVEQRLARPIMSRLHAYFSLGGVIGAALGTLLVGRVPMTTHALLVTVVTVAAALLAGRALLPDQAAPTTPASAASTAAPRRAPLSVAAALLGLLCFLGMLSEGANYDWAALYFRDVLNVPGGQAGLGYAAFVTTMTLGRWFGDRLRVRLGDETTVRGGALITALGLALALMTRNPILAALGFALSGLGLSNVVPVMYGAVGHALGGRGIAQVASIGYGGFLLGPPAIGFIAAHTGLTAALGLALAGAALITLLGGRAFALIRQ